In one window of Gouania willdenowi chromosome 8, fGouWil2.1, whole genome shotgun sequence DNA:
- the samd9l gene encoding sterile alpha motif domain-containing protein 9-like isoform X2, which yields MDNPEEPPDKWTDSQVSTWLRSIGVKENYIEEIYKAEVDGQILLSLNEDYLMSKISMKSGPAFLIIQKRNELLSSRQKGKEKNKQNEGTKTQSEQKNIKKSVSGPSTKGKDSSEQNPFGDQAVVKDTQSAPGQFSPISKDDCKPRPFDQDAINFLYVKHRVLQPESGAFNLIYPCHEYKSFATAALLDRTRLQVKFAREVLKFATGCMNIRTNGTIHFGVMDSKEDAGNVHGEIIGIPVKEKDIFVDALDYIDRSVSSDKENVHRCVRPPRFVEVMDLESLDKRYVVEVDIVSSIHIVEGKVYRVKLPNFKESTNKVEFEKELILQRVGSKTEPVNDKDISDFYQRVKDRDSQRKEAEKNQFFCAPGLCQDLGRKLTMLMTSGKRFIEQQKWFLLVTNKFNPEDLCNIDWLLNMNLFCVFDFDADSKISGLCSKYLQHHTANMHFLQNYRIPNGMNIQEFTNQMHLFDQTSWIFCNGRTDFRGNESSCDEMTWIKTKMTLLRESVSLICKQILPKGVFQVIFLLTTPVEKPLLHTFYEFFTDMEGHDDIICICESEENFQKWQSFAEGSCGREAVDNYSVVGMKMSHVNATLLRVQPVNACAKKHLPVCVKGTCLFETQVEEQMFSLEILTVDHCDETKEDFIDEEKEKIERQFYRGAKVTWLNFWLAEHNFVGNIIERDAYNDTLKILKDTLKNNADRTSVMVINIYHHPSSGGSTVARLMLWNNRKELRCAVVKPSQPASLVAEHAVELREYEEKDPQRCLPTLLLIEDTNKEYLDDLRNELEVAINTKQVQFGTLCFILLSCRRCHDPEKRCKESPLHNVSVTHKLSPEEKRKFAGKRQALEKTYEPQFILTFVLMSEEFDKGYVEQFVKHLLEDIDRQSVVTRLIHYVALLNTYVHNSFISQSHCEAMLALTIHLERFRQHEFEKLLSDQAKLVFLHLKDDKTHIRSIRIIHPIVAEEILQQLLGPQQSLGSLAMDLLCDNVLFEHRFGREDYLSFLRQLFIKRSRISKGDEYDSFFSPLIEDMYKHEGSPEKAIQLLEEAFHRFHEDPYFAQQLARLHYTYENFEEAKRWAETAAKQMPNNSYILDTKGQVYRKWFQAKCKEMDNNQKNAQNTADAIETALKAIECFQECERAANNDLENINPSGYFSEVEVGCNLVKLISSLPVFRNAANGHSECVRYLLTDYIPKDIECSWQPFHDRLKTLHKTMQDALEWISEDLSYFQTDFGSDENTPESPEEKISHPLTWLSKKSSEYGKYFSEAFSAGPLQHNQSIPTKVTPLQKRMIIYHLGGGNITTILSKLTEQRDSVGLLEKILSLYPSNPIKSNFGQRDIVNYIVTQISLKCLSPETQKVASLKDLQALSRQFPSDKKKCLPSALFLLTLLFWPEDSDPNHDKEAKYEIVQSAVEHMEKSYWTKMKDIPQRRKRIYTHFFLGNGSGLDKFVHKQRFEKVTKGLPVSEKRLKWFRGEAWKMPEIAKMLKLVSGWTENGKVYLEGPRKKKFHILPMFVPSVPYSNENVTFYVGLTFRGPVAFNITLKK from the coding sequence ACAATCCTGAAGAGCCACCTGATAAATGGACTGATTCCCAAGTAAGCACCTGGCTTAGATCAATTGGAGTGAAAGAAAACTACATTGAAGAGATCTATAAAGCTGAAGTTGATGGACAAATTCTACTTTCTCTAAATGAAGACTACCTGATGTCAAAGATTTCTATGAAATCAGGGCCTGCATTTCTcattattcaaaaaagaaatGAGCTTCTTAGCTCTCGACAAAAagggaaggagaaaaacaagcaGAATGAAGGCACAAAGACTCAATCAGAgcaaaagaacattaaaaaatctgtttcGGGTCCTTCCACAAAAGGTAAAGATTCTTCAGAACAAAACCCTTTTGGAGATCAAGCTGTTGTTAAGGACACACAGTCTGCTCCGGGACAGTTCTCACCGATTTCAAAAGATGACTGCAAACCACGGCCATTTGATCAAGATGCTATTAATTTTTTATATGTGAAGCACAGAGTTCTACAACCTGAATCAGGTGCTTTTAATCTGATCTATCCATGTCATGAGTATAAGTCATTTGCCACAGCTGCTTTATTGGACCGCACTCGTCTCCAAGTGAAGTTTGCCAGAGAGGTTCTGAAATTTGCAACTGGCTGTATGAATATCAGAACAAATGGAACAATACACTTTGGTGTGATGGACAGCAAAGAAGATGCGGGTAATGTGCACGGTGAAATAATAGGAATACCAGTGAAAGAAAAGGACATCTTTGTAGATGCCCTGGACTACATTGATAGGAGTGTTTCTTCAGACAAAGAGAATGTGCACCGATGTGTCCGACCTCCAAGGTTTGTTGAGGTCATGGATCTAGAAAGCCTTGATAAAAGGTATGTTGTTGAAGTTGATATTGTATCTTCAATACATATTGTTGAGGGTAAGGTGTACAGAGTCAAATTACCAAATTTTAAAGAGTCAACCAACAAAGTGGAATTTGAGAAAGAATTGATCCTGCAGCGAGTGGGTTCAAAGACAGAACCAGTGAACGACAAAGACATCAGTGATTTTTATCAGAGAGTCAAAGATCGAGACTCGCAAAGAAAAGAGGCAGAGAAAAATCAGTTCTTCTGTGCTCCTGGACTCTGTCAAGACCTTGGACGAAAGCTCACAATGCTAATGACAAGTGGCAAAAGGTTTATTGAACAGCAAAAATGGTTTCTTCTTGTCACAAATAAATTTAATCCTGAAGATCTTTGCAACATTGACTGGTTGCTCAACATGAACCTGTTCTGCGTGTTTGACTTTGACGCAGATTCAAAGATATCAGGGCTTTGCTCTAAATACCTTCAACATCACACTGCAAACATGCATTTTTTGCAGAACTATAGAATACCCAACGGCATGAACATCCAGGAATTCACAAACCAAATGCATCTGTTCGACCAAACAAGTTGGATCTTTTGCAATGGCCGAACTGACTTTAGAGGAAATGAAAGTTCTTGTGATGAAATGACATGGATCAAGACAAAAATGACATTACTTCGTGAATCTGTGTCTTTGATATGTAAACAAATCTTACCTAAAGGTGTTTTTCAGGTCATTTTTCTTCTCACAACGCCAGTGGAGAAACCTCTATTGCACACTTTCTATGAGTTTTTCACAGATATGGAAGGTCATGATGACATCATCTGCATTTGTGAATCAGAGGAAAATTTTCAGAAATGGCAAAGCTTTGCAGAAGGTTCTTGTGGAAGAGAAGCTGTTGACAATTACAGTGTTGTTGGAATGAAAATGAGCCATGTTAATGCAACTTTGCTGCGAGTGCAGCCTGTCAATGCCTGTGCTAAAAAACACTTACCAGTCTGTGTGAAAGGGACATGTCTGTTTGAAACACAAGTTGAGGAACAGATGTTCTCTCTAGAGATTCTGACAGTTGATCATTGTGATGAAACAAAAGAAGACTTCATTgatgaagagaaagaaaaaattgaACGCCAGTTCTACCGTGGAGCTAAAGTGACCTGGTTGAATTTTTGGCTGGCTGAGCACAACTTTGTTGGAAACATCATTGAAAGGGATGCATATAATGACACATTGAAAATtctcaaagacactttaaaaaacaatgcaGATCGAACATCAGTCATGGTCATTAACATCTATCATCACCCATCAAGTGGTGGAAGCACTGTAGCAAGACTGATGTTGTGGAACAATAGAAAAGAGTTGCGTTGCGCAGTTGTAAAACCTTCTCAGCCAGCATCTCTTGTTGCAGAACATGCAGTTGAACTGAGAGAATACGAAGAAAAAGATCCACAGAGGTGTCTTCCAACCCTCCTCCTTATTGAAGACACCAACAAAGAATACCTGGATGATCTGAGGAATGAACTTGAGGTTGCCATTAATACAAAACAAGTCCAGTTTGGAACACTTTGTTTTATTCTATTGAGCTGCCGACGTTGCCATGATCCAGAAAAAAGATGCAAAGAGTCTCCACTACATAATGTGTCTGTCACTCACAAATTGTCTCCTGAAGAGAAGAGAAAGTTTGCTGGTAAGCGGCAAGCACTTGAGAAAACATACGAGCCTCAATTCATCCTCACTTTTGTTTTAATGAGTGAAGAATTTGATAAAGGCTATGTTGAACAGTTTGTGAAACATTTGCTTGAAGACATTGACCGCCAGTCTGTTGTCACTCGTCTCATTCATTATGTGGCCTTGCTGAACACTTATGTTCATAACTCTTTCATCTCTCAATCCCATTGTGAAGCCATGCTTGCCTTAACCATTCACTTGGAGAGGTTTCGACAACACGAGTTTGAGAAATTACTCAGTGATCAAGCTAAACTTGTCTTCTTGCACCTTAAAGATGACAAAACTCACATTAGGTCAATCAGAATAATTCACCCAATTGTTGCAGAAGAAATTCTTCAACAACTTCTAGGACCCCAACAGAGCCTAGGCAGTTTGGCAATGGATTTACTCTGTGACAATGTCCTTTTTGAGCACAGATTTGGACGAGAAGATTATCTGTCTTTTCTGAGACAACTTTTCATAAAACGATCCAGAATAAGCAAAGGGGACGAATATGACAGTTTTTTCTCTCCACTTATTGAGGACATGTACAAACATGAGGGAAGCCCAGAAAAAGCAATCCAGCTACTTGAAGAAGCATTTCATCGTTTCCATGAAGACCCATATTTTGCGCAACAACTTGCTCGACTTCATTATACCTATGAAAATTTTGAAGAAGCTAAACGCTGGGCAGAAACAGCAGCCAAACAAATGCCAAACAACTCATACATTCTTGACACCAAAGGGCAGGTTTACAGAAAATGGTTTCAAGCAAAATGCAAAGAGATGgacaacaaccaaaaaaatgctcaaaatacAGCAGATGCCATTGAAACTGCTCTCAAAGCCATTGAATGTTTTCAAGAATGTGAAAGAGCAGCCAATAATGATCTGGAAAATATCAACCCTTCTGGATATTTCTCAGAAGTTGAGGTGGGCTGTAATCTGGTGAAACTGATCTCTTCCTTGCCAGTGTTTAGGAATGCAGCTAATGGTCATTCAGAATGTGTGAGGTACCTACTAACAGATTACATTCCAAAGGACATTGAATGTTCTTGGCAGCCCTTTCATGACCGTTTGAAAACACTTCACAAGACAATGCAAGATGCTTTGGAGTGGATTTCAGAGGATCTCAGTTACTTTCAGACAGACTTTGGCTCAGATGAAAATACCCCAGAGAGTCCTGAAGAGAAAATAAGCCATCCCCTGACATGGCTGTCAAAAAAGTCTTCAGAGTATGGAAAATACTTCAGTGAAGCATTTTCTGCTGGACCTCTGCAACATAACCAGTCAATTCCAACAAAGGTGACACCTTTGCAAAAGAGAATGATTATCTACCATCTTGGAGGAGGTAACATTACAACTATTCTCTCCAAGCTGACTGAGCAAAGAGATTCTGTCGGTCTTCTAGAAAAAATTCTTTCTCTCTACCCAAGCAATCCAATTAAGTCAAACTTTGGCCAAAGAGACATTGTGAATTACATTGTGACCCAAATTTCTCTGAAATGCCTTTCACCAGAAACCCAGAAGGTAGCTTCGCTGAAAGATCTACAAGCTCTGAGCCGCCAGTTCCCATCTGATAAGAAAAAGTGCCTGCCAAGTGCCCTATTTCTGCTCACATTGCTATTCTGGCCAGAAGATAGTGACCCAAATCACGATAAAGAAGCCAAGTATGAAATTGTACAATCTGCTGTTGAACACATGGAAAAGAGCTACTGGACCAAAATGAAAGATATTCCCCAACGAAGGAAACGCATATACACACATTTCTTCCTTGGAAATGGGAGTGGTCTGGATAAATTTGTCCACAAGCAAAGATTTGAGAAAGTCACCAAGGGGTTaccagtttctgagaaacgtttGAAATGGTTTCGTGGTGAAGCATGGAAAATGCCGGAGATTGCCAAGATGCTGAAGCTGGTTTCTGGTTGGACAGAAAATGGAAAGGTGTACCTTGAAGGCCCTCGAAAAAAGAAATTTCATATCTTGCCAATGTTTGTGCCTTCTGTGCCTTACAGCAatgaaaatgtaactttttatgTAGGGCTTACCTTTAGAGGCCCTGTTGCCTTCAACATTACTTTGAAGAAATAG
- the samd9l gene encoding sterile alpha motif domain-containing protein 9-like isoform X1, protein MADNPEEPPDKWTDSQVSTWLRSIGVKENYIEEIYKAEVDGQILLSLNEDYLMSKISMKSGPAFLIIQKRNELLSSRQKGKEKNKQNEGTKTQSEQKNIKKSVSGPSTKGKDSSEQNPFGDQAVVKDTQSAPGQFSPISKDDCKPRPFDQDAINFLYVKHRVLQPESGAFNLIYPCHEYKSFATAALLDRTRLQVKFAREVLKFATGCMNIRTNGTIHFGVMDSKEDAGNVHGEIIGIPVKEKDIFVDALDYIDRSVSSDKENVHRCVRPPRFVEVMDLESLDKRYVVEVDIVSSIHIVEGKVYRVKLPNFKESTNKVEFEKELILQRVGSKTEPVNDKDISDFYQRVKDRDSQRKEAEKNQFFCAPGLCQDLGRKLTMLMTSGKRFIEQQKWFLLVTNKFNPEDLCNIDWLLNMNLFCVFDFDADSKISGLCSKYLQHHTANMHFLQNYRIPNGMNIQEFTNQMHLFDQTSWIFCNGRTDFRGNESSCDEMTWIKTKMTLLRESVSLICKQILPKGVFQVIFLLTTPVEKPLLHTFYEFFTDMEGHDDIICICESEENFQKWQSFAEGSCGREAVDNYSVVGMKMSHVNATLLRVQPVNACAKKHLPVCVKGTCLFETQVEEQMFSLEILTVDHCDETKEDFIDEEKEKIERQFYRGAKVTWLNFWLAEHNFVGNIIERDAYNDTLKILKDTLKNNADRTSVMVINIYHHPSSGGSTVARLMLWNNRKELRCAVVKPSQPASLVAEHAVELREYEEKDPQRCLPTLLLIEDTNKEYLDDLRNELEVAINTKQVQFGTLCFILLSCRRCHDPEKRCKESPLHNVSVTHKLSPEEKRKFAGKRQALEKTYEPQFILTFVLMSEEFDKGYVEQFVKHLLEDIDRQSVVTRLIHYVALLNTYVHNSFISQSHCEAMLALTIHLERFRQHEFEKLLSDQAKLVFLHLKDDKTHIRSIRIIHPIVAEEILQQLLGPQQSLGSLAMDLLCDNVLFEHRFGREDYLSFLRQLFIKRSRISKGDEYDSFFSPLIEDMYKHEGSPEKAIQLLEEAFHRFHEDPYFAQQLARLHYTYENFEEAKRWAETAAKQMPNNSYILDTKGQVYRKWFQAKCKEMDNNQKNAQNTADAIETALKAIECFQECERAANNDLENINPSGYFSEVEVGCNLVKLISSLPVFRNAANGHSECVRYLLTDYIPKDIECSWQPFHDRLKTLHKTMQDALEWISEDLSYFQTDFGSDENTPESPEEKISHPLTWLSKKSSEYGKYFSEAFSAGPLQHNQSIPTKVTPLQKRMIIYHLGGGNITTILSKLTEQRDSVGLLEKILSLYPSNPIKSNFGQRDIVNYIVTQISLKCLSPETQKVASLKDLQALSRQFPSDKKKCLPSALFLLTLLFWPEDSDPNHDKEAKYEIVQSAVEHMEKSYWTKMKDIPQRRKRIYTHFFLGNGSGLDKFVHKQRFEKVTKGLPVSEKRLKWFRGEAWKMPEIAKMLKLVSGWTENGKVYLEGPRKKKFHILPMFVPSVPYSNENVTFYVGLTFRGPVAFNITLKK, encoded by the coding sequence CAGACAATCCTGAAGAGCCACCTGATAAATGGACTGATTCCCAAGTAAGCACCTGGCTTAGATCAATTGGAGTGAAAGAAAACTACATTGAAGAGATCTATAAAGCTGAAGTTGATGGACAAATTCTACTTTCTCTAAATGAAGACTACCTGATGTCAAAGATTTCTATGAAATCAGGGCCTGCATTTCTcattattcaaaaaagaaatGAGCTTCTTAGCTCTCGACAAAAagggaaggagaaaaacaagcaGAATGAAGGCACAAAGACTCAATCAGAgcaaaagaacattaaaaaatctgtttcGGGTCCTTCCACAAAAGGTAAAGATTCTTCAGAACAAAACCCTTTTGGAGATCAAGCTGTTGTTAAGGACACACAGTCTGCTCCGGGACAGTTCTCACCGATTTCAAAAGATGACTGCAAACCACGGCCATTTGATCAAGATGCTATTAATTTTTTATATGTGAAGCACAGAGTTCTACAACCTGAATCAGGTGCTTTTAATCTGATCTATCCATGTCATGAGTATAAGTCATTTGCCACAGCTGCTTTATTGGACCGCACTCGTCTCCAAGTGAAGTTTGCCAGAGAGGTTCTGAAATTTGCAACTGGCTGTATGAATATCAGAACAAATGGAACAATACACTTTGGTGTGATGGACAGCAAAGAAGATGCGGGTAATGTGCACGGTGAAATAATAGGAATACCAGTGAAAGAAAAGGACATCTTTGTAGATGCCCTGGACTACATTGATAGGAGTGTTTCTTCAGACAAAGAGAATGTGCACCGATGTGTCCGACCTCCAAGGTTTGTTGAGGTCATGGATCTAGAAAGCCTTGATAAAAGGTATGTTGTTGAAGTTGATATTGTATCTTCAATACATATTGTTGAGGGTAAGGTGTACAGAGTCAAATTACCAAATTTTAAAGAGTCAACCAACAAAGTGGAATTTGAGAAAGAATTGATCCTGCAGCGAGTGGGTTCAAAGACAGAACCAGTGAACGACAAAGACATCAGTGATTTTTATCAGAGAGTCAAAGATCGAGACTCGCAAAGAAAAGAGGCAGAGAAAAATCAGTTCTTCTGTGCTCCTGGACTCTGTCAAGACCTTGGACGAAAGCTCACAATGCTAATGACAAGTGGCAAAAGGTTTATTGAACAGCAAAAATGGTTTCTTCTTGTCACAAATAAATTTAATCCTGAAGATCTTTGCAACATTGACTGGTTGCTCAACATGAACCTGTTCTGCGTGTTTGACTTTGACGCAGATTCAAAGATATCAGGGCTTTGCTCTAAATACCTTCAACATCACACTGCAAACATGCATTTTTTGCAGAACTATAGAATACCCAACGGCATGAACATCCAGGAATTCACAAACCAAATGCATCTGTTCGACCAAACAAGTTGGATCTTTTGCAATGGCCGAACTGACTTTAGAGGAAATGAAAGTTCTTGTGATGAAATGACATGGATCAAGACAAAAATGACATTACTTCGTGAATCTGTGTCTTTGATATGTAAACAAATCTTACCTAAAGGTGTTTTTCAGGTCATTTTTCTTCTCACAACGCCAGTGGAGAAACCTCTATTGCACACTTTCTATGAGTTTTTCACAGATATGGAAGGTCATGATGACATCATCTGCATTTGTGAATCAGAGGAAAATTTTCAGAAATGGCAAAGCTTTGCAGAAGGTTCTTGTGGAAGAGAAGCTGTTGACAATTACAGTGTTGTTGGAATGAAAATGAGCCATGTTAATGCAACTTTGCTGCGAGTGCAGCCTGTCAATGCCTGTGCTAAAAAACACTTACCAGTCTGTGTGAAAGGGACATGTCTGTTTGAAACACAAGTTGAGGAACAGATGTTCTCTCTAGAGATTCTGACAGTTGATCATTGTGATGAAACAAAAGAAGACTTCATTgatgaagagaaagaaaaaattgaACGCCAGTTCTACCGTGGAGCTAAAGTGACCTGGTTGAATTTTTGGCTGGCTGAGCACAACTTTGTTGGAAACATCATTGAAAGGGATGCATATAATGACACATTGAAAATtctcaaagacactttaaaaaacaatgcaGATCGAACATCAGTCATGGTCATTAACATCTATCATCACCCATCAAGTGGTGGAAGCACTGTAGCAAGACTGATGTTGTGGAACAATAGAAAAGAGTTGCGTTGCGCAGTTGTAAAACCTTCTCAGCCAGCATCTCTTGTTGCAGAACATGCAGTTGAACTGAGAGAATACGAAGAAAAAGATCCACAGAGGTGTCTTCCAACCCTCCTCCTTATTGAAGACACCAACAAAGAATACCTGGATGATCTGAGGAATGAACTTGAGGTTGCCATTAATACAAAACAAGTCCAGTTTGGAACACTTTGTTTTATTCTATTGAGCTGCCGACGTTGCCATGATCCAGAAAAAAGATGCAAAGAGTCTCCACTACATAATGTGTCTGTCACTCACAAATTGTCTCCTGAAGAGAAGAGAAAGTTTGCTGGTAAGCGGCAAGCACTTGAGAAAACATACGAGCCTCAATTCATCCTCACTTTTGTTTTAATGAGTGAAGAATTTGATAAAGGCTATGTTGAACAGTTTGTGAAACATTTGCTTGAAGACATTGACCGCCAGTCTGTTGTCACTCGTCTCATTCATTATGTGGCCTTGCTGAACACTTATGTTCATAACTCTTTCATCTCTCAATCCCATTGTGAAGCCATGCTTGCCTTAACCATTCACTTGGAGAGGTTTCGACAACACGAGTTTGAGAAATTACTCAGTGATCAAGCTAAACTTGTCTTCTTGCACCTTAAAGATGACAAAACTCACATTAGGTCAATCAGAATAATTCACCCAATTGTTGCAGAAGAAATTCTTCAACAACTTCTAGGACCCCAACAGAGCCTAGGCAGTTTGGCAATGGATTTACTCTGTGACAATGTCCTTTTTGAGCACAGATTTGGACGAGAAGATTATCTGTCTTTTCTGAGACAACTTTTCATAAAACGATCCAGAATAAGCAAAGGGGACGAATATGACAGTTTTTTCTCTCCACTTATTGAGGACATGTACAAACATGAGGGAAGCCCAGAAAAAGCAATCCAGCTACTTGAAGAAGCATTTCATCGTTTCCATGAAGACCCATATTTTGCGCAACAACTTGCTCGACTTCATTATACCTATGAAAATTTTGAAGAAGCTAAACGCTGGGCAGAAACAGCAGCCAAACAAATGCCAAACAACTCATACATTCTTGACACCAAAGGGCAGGTTTACAGAAAATGGTTTCAAGCAAAATGCAAAGAGATGgacaacaaccaaaaaaatgctcaaaatacAGCAGATGCCATTGAAACTGCTCTCAAAGCCATTGAATGTTTTCAAGAATGTGAAAGAGCAGCCAATAATGATCTGGAAAATATCAACCCTTCTGGATATTTCTCAGAAGTTGAGGTGGGCTGTAATCTGGTGAAACTGATCTCTTCCTTGCCAGTGTTTAGGAATGCAGCTAATGGTCATTCAGAATGTGTGAGGTACCTACTAACAGATTACATTCCAAAGGACATTGAATGTTCTTGGCAGCCCTTTCATGACCGTTTGAAAACACTTCACAAGACAATGCAAGATGCTTTGGAGTGGATTTCAGAGGATCTCAGTTACTTTCAGACAGACTTTGGCTCAGATGAAAATACCCCAGAGAGTCCTGAAGAGAAAATAAGCCATCCCCTGACATGGCTGTCAAAAAAGTCTTCAGAGTATGGAAAATACTTCAGTGAAGCATTTTCTGCTGGACCTCTGCAACATAACCAGTCAATTCCAACAAAGGTGACACCTTTGCAAAAGAGAATGATTATCTACCATCTTGGAGGAGGTAACATTACAACTATTCTCTCCAAGCTGACTGAGCAAAGAGATTCTGTCGGTCTTCTAGAAAAAATTCTTTCTCTCTACCCAAGCAATCCAATTAAGTCAAACTTTGGCCAAAGAGACATTGTGAATTACATTGTGACCCAAATTTCTCTGAAATGCCTTTCACCAGAAACCCAGAAGGTAGCTTCGCTGAAAGATCTACAAGCTCTGAGCCGCCAGTTCCCATCTGATAAGAAAAAGTGCCTGCCAAGTGCCCTATTTCTGCTCACATTGCTATTCTGGCCAGAAGATAGTGACCCAAATCACGATAAAGAAGCCAAGTATGAAATTGTACAATCTGCTGTTGAACACATGGAAAAGAGCTACTGGACCAAAATGAAAGATATTCCCCAACGAAGGAAACGCATATACACACATTTCTTCCTTGGAAATGGGAGTGGTCTGGATAAATTTGTCCACAAGCAAAGATTTGAGAAAGTCACCAAGGGGTTaccagtttctgagaaacgtttGAAATGGTTTCGTGGTGAAGCATGGAAAATGCCGGAGATTGCCAAGATGCTGAAGCTGGTTTCTGGTTGGACAGAAAATGGAAAGGTGTACCTTGAAGGCCCTCGAAAAAAGAAATTTCATATCTTGCCAATGTTTGTGCCTTCTGTGCCTTACAGCAatgaaaatgtaactttttatgTAGGGCTTACCTTTAGAGGCCCTGTTGCCTTCAACATTACTTTGAAGAAATAG